GGTGGCGAAGGAAGAGCCATCTGGCGATGGTCCGTTAGGCGCCCAATGATGTCTGCCGCTTGGAAAGAAATCCTCCGCACCCAATTCGCCTTCCTGGCCTTTCGCAAGATCCGGCCGAACCTGCGGGATCATCTCCGCCCCTATCTGCTCTACGTGCTCGCGGTCACCTGGTTGGTGGGCATCGGGCGCTATTGGGATCACCCCAGCGCGGAGCCCTGGCAATATGCCGGCCTGGGTTCCGTGGCCTATATCTTCGTTCTGTCACTGGTGCTCTACCTCGTGGTGCTGCCGTTGCGCCCTGCCCGGTGGTCCTATCCCCTCGTCCTGGTCTTCGTCGGGCTCACCTCCCTGCCGGCCCTGCTCTACGCCATCCCGGTAGAGCGCTTCCTGCCGCTGGAAACGGCGCAAGCCGCCAACGCCTGGTTTCTCGGCGTGGTGGCCGCCTGGCGGGTCGCTTTGTACATCCGCTTTCTGTTCTCCGGGGCGGGCCTCGGGTGGTTGGGGACGACCGTTGCGACGCTGCTTCCGATCTCCGCCATCGTGGTGTCCCTGGCGGTGCTGAATCTCGAGCACGTCATGTTCGATCTGATGGCGGGAATCCGCGAGGACGCCGCCTCACCCAACGACACCGCCTACACTGTGGTCTTGGTGTTGAGCGCTTTCGCTTTCTACGCGTTCCCCGCGACGCTGCTGGGGTACCTCATCGCGATTTTCCTTGCCTGGCGCTCCAAGTCAGAGAGGGCCTGAGACGGGCGGAAGGGTGACTCGGCCCGGCGGCTGCGGGGTTGTTCAGGGTCCGTTGAACCACGATCCGTTGGCGGTGCAGGTGTCTACCAGAGGAGTGCTTCGGCTCATGCTATCGTTCCTTCAAGGAAGCAATTTAGGGCCACCACCACAGCCATCCAAGGAGGGCAATCATGCCGAACTTTGTATCGAAAAGCGGCGTTACGGACATCAATGTCGGCGGGGACCCCAGCCGCAGCGGGACCCCCCTGCTGGAGATGCGGAATCTGGTCCCGGGCAATATCGTGCGGATCACGTCCAACTTTGCCGCCAAGGCGGAGGAAGCCGGACTCGCCAATGGCTTCAACTATGAGATCGGCGCGGTGAACGCCAAGGAAGTCACTGCCCTCTCACCCACGGACTCGGTCTTCCAGGGCAGCGAAGGATGGCAGTCGTGCACGGTCAGCGCCTACTTTCGTATCGACGCGGTGACCGACTCTCCCACCGAGGATATCGACTTCGAGGTCCTCTTCGGCAAGGGGGAGCTCAGCGGCAAGGGCTCGGTCCTGAACTTCCTGCTCTTCGGGGAAGTGGTGGGGTCCACCATGGAGTAGGGCTGTCCTCTTCAGGGCTGCCCAGGCAGGATCCTTGGGCAGCCCAGGCCGAGAAGCAGGGCCGTCTGGAGACAGGGCGAAAGAGGGACAGGCCCGAACAGAGACAGGCCCGAACAGAAACGAGGAGGTAGGGGAATGTGCTCGCGGTGATCTTGTCCGCCTTGATCGCCGTCGGAGTCGTTCTCGCCGGCTAGGTTCTCGACCAACGAGTGCTCGGGTGTCGGACCCCCTTCCGGGCGGTCGTGAGCTCGGTCCTGCTGGGGATCGGAGTCTGGGTCAGTCCATTGATCGTCTTGGCCTCGAGGCTCAAGATACCCGGCGCCTATGGTCCGGTGGCCGGCTGACGAGGGAGCGGCGGGCACTGGTCTCGCCCAATAGAAGACTGGCCTCGCCCATTAGAAGATTGTGAAAACCAAGCTCCTCCTGATCCTGGCGCTCTACCTGGTCGCCAGTCTCATCACTTTCATCGCCTATGCCCTCGACAAGCGAGCCGCGCGGAAGGGGAATTGGCGCACCCCAGAGAACACCCTCCACCTGCTGGCGCTGATCGGCGGCTGGCCCGGGGCGTTGACGGCGCGGAAGCTGTTACGCCACAAGACGAAGAAGCAGCCGTTTCGAACGATCTTCTGGGCCACCGTCGTGCTCAACTGTGCGGCTTGCGCCGCATTGTTCACCCCCGCGGCTGACGAGCTGTGGCGGTCAGTGGGGCAGTGGCCTTTCTCTTGCGGATGGTTCGGGATA
This genomic stretch from Acidobacteriota bacterium harbors:
- a CDS encoding DUF1294 domain-containing protein; this encodes MKTKLLLILALYLVASLITFIAYALDKRAARKGNWRTPENTLHLLALIGGWPGALTARKLLRHKTKKQPFRTIFWATVVLNCAACAALFTPAADELWRSVGQWPFSCGWFGIQSR